The nucleotide window CAATGATCTGTAGAAATCCAACTGGGATGCCTTCCACTTCGGCAATTAACTGCTCTCGCCAATCAGGTTGTCGGTTGAGTTCCGTTAGCCAGCCCCAATCCTCCGTGCCCTTTGCTGCAATGACATGTGGAGCCTTGTCCCATCGTTGTGGGAGTTCCAGATCGCTGAAGCAGGCTGGGCGTAGTTGGATCATGTGATTTTATCTATTCGACGAGGACTGACAGTAGGTATTGCGTTTACTGGCTTTTGCGCGACTGGAGATGATGCATCGAGGACTTCTCATCATCTCCAGAAGTAGCCCCACTCTGCTGTACAGGCAACTCTACGACTATGTCTGGGGCCTGCCGAAACCGGAGAGTCAGTGAGTGTGATTCTCTAAGTTTAGGTGCCTGTTTCAAGTTGGTCAGCATGATGTG belongs to SAR324 cluster bacterium and includes:
- a CDS encoding GNAT family N-acetyltransferase: MIQLRPACFSDLELPQRWDKAPHVIAAKGTEDWGWLTELNRQPDWREQLIAEVEGIPVGFLQII